In the Enterobacter cloacae subsp. cloacae ATCC 13047 genome, ATGGATTGAACTTGGTCTGCCGGATGAGCGCCGCCTCAAAAAGGCGTGTACCCAGTCTGCGGAAGTGGCGCTATTCGCGTACAACCAACGCGCTGCGGAAATCTGGTGGCAGCAAAACAAGAGCAAGAGCGGTCAGTTTAAAAACCTTACGGTCTGGTATCTGGATGATGAACAACTGGCGCAGCTGAGCGAATTTGCCAGCCGGACGATGACTCTGCAGGCGACGATCCAGGACGGTGCAATCTGGCTTTCTGACTCTCAGAATAATCTGGAAATTCATCTGGCGGCGTGGCAGCCTGCTTCATGATCGTGTTGTCCCGAAACGTCAGCATCCCGGACAATGAGCTGGAGATCACCGCCATCCGTGCGCAGGGGGCGGGGGGACAGCACGTTAACAAGGCTTCAACCGCTATCCATTTGCGCTTTGACATTCGGGCCTCAAGCCTGCCAGAGTATTATAAGGAAAGTCTGCTCGCTGCCAGCCATCATCTGATCACCAGTGACGGTGTCATTGTGATCAAGGCGCAGGAGTACCGTAGCCAGGAGTTAAACCGGGAAGCGGCTATGGCCAGACTGGTGGCGGTGATAAAAGAATTAACTACGGTGCAAAAAAGCCGTCGGGCAACGCGGCCAACCCGCGCATCGAAAGAGCGTCGGTTGTCGTCAAAGGCTCAGAAATCCACAGTGAAAGCACTACGCGGTAAAGTTCGTCGCCCTTTGGATTGACGAAAAGGAACACTATTTCATAAGGAATTCATTGTGAAAAAAGCATTATGGTCAGCGTTGGCAGTGAGTACGCTCTTTGCGCTTTTCGGATGTAACAACCGTTCGGAAACGCAGGTCCTGCAGCCCACGCAGAATGAAGAGTTAAAGCCAATGCAGCAGAGCTGGCGCGGCGTACTGCCTTGTGCCGACTGTGAAGGTATTGAGACGTCGCTGTTCCTGCAAAAAGACGGTACGTGGGTCATGAATCAGCGGTATCAGGGCGCGAAAGAACCCTCCTCTTTTGCGACTTACGGGACATGGGCACGCACGGCCGAGAAACTGGTGTTGACCGATACGAGCGGCGAGAAAACGTATTTCCGCGCCAAAGGCGAGGGGATGGAGATGCTCGACCGTGAAGGCAACCCGATTGAATCCCAGTTCAACTACACGCTGGCTCCGGTGAAAGCGGCGCTGCCGGCCACGCCGATGCCGATGCGGGGCATGTATTTCTATATGGCTGATGCGGCCATCTTTACAGACTGCGCAACGGGTAAGAAAGTGAGCGTGGCGAACAATGCCCAGCTGGAACGGGATTATGCGGTCGCACGCGGAAATGACAGTAAGCCGGTATTATTGACGGTCGACGGTCACTTTACGCTGGAGCCAAACCCGGATAGCGGCGAGTTGGTGAAAACCCTTGTGGCAGATAAAGATGCGAAGTTCGCGGCAGGCAAAGACTGTAACAGTAAATAACGCTGGCTTTGCGCCATGAAAAAACCCCGCCTGAGCGGGGTTTTTTATTTAACCTTTGATGGCTTTTACCAGGTAATCAAGGATATCACCGGTCTTGATCATCTGTTTTTCGCCGCTACGACGGTATTTATATTCAATCTCGTCGCTGTCGAGGTTACGGTCACCGATAACGATGGTATGAGGAATACCAATCAGTTCCATATCAGCAAACATCACGCCCGGACGTTCTTTACGGTCGTCCATCAGCACTTCGATACCTTGCGCGCGCAGCTCTGCGTACAGTTTCTCAGCCAGCTCCTGCACACGGTAAGACTTGTGCATGTTCATTGGCAGGATCGCCACCTGGAACGGCGCGATGTTATCCGGCCAGACAATGCCACGCTCGTCGTAGTTCTGCTCAATCGCCGCAGCCACCACGCGCGTGACCCCGATACCGTAGCAACCCATGGTCAGGATCTGGTTACGGCCATCTTCACCCTGAACGGCAGCGTTCAGCGCACGGGAATATTTATCGCCCAGCTGGAAGATATGGCCCACTTCGATGCCGCGTTTAATCATCAGGGTGCCCTGGCCATCCGGGCTTGGATCGCCTGCAACAACGTTGCGAATATCCGCCACTTCTGGCGTTGCCACATCGCGATCCCAGTTGATGCCAAAGTAGTGTTTACCATCAATGTTAGCGCCTGCAGCGAAGTCGCTCATCGCCGCAACCGTGCGGTCAATCACAACAGGCACAGGCATATTCACCGGACCCAGAGAGCCTGGGCCTGCGTTTACGACGGCGCGGATTTCCGCTTCCGTTGCGAAGGTCAGTGGGCTGGCAACCTGTGGCAGCTTCTCAGCTTTCACTTCGTTCAGCTCGTGATCACCGCGTACCAGCAGGGCAACCAGCGGGTATGCACTGCCTTCTGTGGATTTCACCAGCAGCGTTTTAACGGTTTTTTCGATCGGCAGCGCAAACTGCTCAACCAGCTCGGCAATGGTTTTGGCATTTGGCGTGTCAACCAGCGTCATTTCCTGGGTTGCCGCGCCGCGTGGTTCTTTTGGTGCCAGAGCTTCAGCAAATTCAATGTTTGCCGCGTAGTCAGAGGAGTCAGAGAAGATCACATCGTCTTCACCGCTCTGCGCCAGAACCTGGAACTCATGGGACGCGCTACCACCGATAGAGCCGGTATCGGCCTGCACAGCACGGAAATCCAGACCCATGCGGGAGAAGATTTTGCTGTAAGCCTCGTACATTTTGTCGTAGGTCTCTTGCAGAGATTCATGAGAAGTATGGAAAGAGTAAGCATCTTTCATCAGGAATTCGCGAGAACGCATAACGCCGAAACGTGGGCGAACTTCGTCACGGAACTTGGTCTGGATCTGGAAGAAGTTCAGCGGCAGCTGTTTGTAAGAGCTCAGCTCATTGCGAATCAGATCGGTGATCACTTCTTCATGCGTCGGGCCGAGGACGAACGGACGCTCGCCACGGTCAACGAAGCGCAGCAGTTCAGGGCCATATTGCTCCCAACGGCCGCTCTCCTGCCACAGGTCAGCGGGCTGAACCACGGGCATGGACACCTCGATAGCACCGGCGTTATTCATCTCTTCACGCACGATGTTTTCGACTTTTTTCAGGACGCGCACGCCGGTCGGCAGCCAGGTGTACAACCCGGAGGCCAGCTTGCGGATCATCCCGGCGCGCAGCATCAGCTGATGGCTGATGACTTCGGCGTCGGCAGGTGTCTCCTTCAGTGTGGAGAGCAGATATTGGCTAGTACGCATGTTGTTACGGTTCCATTTCGACGATTGGAACAGGCTGAAACGCCAGCCTGACACAAAAAAGTGGTTTAGTTTACCAGTGTGGCAAAGATGCCAAAAGAGAGGAGAAGAAAATTACCTGGGTTCCAGGGCAAACACTTCAAAACCGGTCTCTGTCACGCGCCAGCGGACATTAAAATCCAGCAGCCATACGGCGTAGGTTTTCCCGGCTTCCTCTTCTTTACGGTAGGCTGGACGCGGATCCTGCGCCAGAACGTCTACGATAAAGTCCCGCAAACGGGGATAGCGCTTTTCCAGTTGGCCAATTTGCGTAAGCAGTTCTGGCGTAAAGTCAACAGGCATATCCGCCTGCGGTGCTTGCTGGGCGTAGCTGGCCCGGGCATCTGGCAACGCTTCGGCAAAAGGCAGATAGGGTTTAATGTCGATAACCGGGGTGCCATCAACCAGGTCAAGGCTGCCTAACTCCAGTATCACCTGATCTTTCTGACAGCGTATTCCTTTCAGTTCAACCAGCGACATGCCGATCGGGTTTGGACGAAAGGTTGAGCGAGTCGCGAATACCCCCATCCGGGCATTTCCGCCCAGACGAGGAGGGCGCACCGTAGGACGCCAGCCACCGTCCATCGTCTGGTGAAACACAAAAACAACCCATAAATGGCTGAACGCCTCAAGCCCGCGCACCGCATCGGCCTGATTATAGGGCGCAATCAAGTGAAGTTCACCGCTGCCGCTGGTGACCAGACCCGGCTGGCGTGGCACGGCAAACTTCTCTTTGTAAGGAGAGCGGATAACGCCTATCTGTTCGAAATGAAAGGCACTCATTTCGCCGAAATGGTCAGCGCCGAACCAATACACACCGCCTGACGATAGCAGCCTGGTGTCCCGCTGGTGACCTCACAGCTGTGCAACAGTACCGCGTTAGCTTTCATTTTGGCCGCGTTGATCTGCATACGTTTACGG is a window encoding:
- the arfB gene encoding alternative ribosome rescue aminoacyl-tRNA hydrolase ArfB; this translates as MIVLSRNVSIPDNELEITAIRAQGAGGQHVNKASTAIHLRFDIRASSLPEYYKESLLAASHHLITSDGVIVIKAQEYRSQELNREAAMARLVAVIKELTTVQKSRRATRPTRASKERRLSSKAQKSTVKALRGKVRRPLD
- a CDS encoding YaeQ family protein → MALKATIYKAVVNVADLDRNQFLDASLTLARHPSETQERMMLRLLAWIKYADERLQFTRGLSAEDEPEAWLRNDHLGIDLWIELGLPDERRLKKACTQSAEVALFAYNQRAAEIWWQQNKSKSGQFKNLTVWYLDDEQLAQLSEFASRTMTLQATIQDGAIWLSDSQNNLEIHLAAWQPAS
- the proS gene encoding proline--tRNA ligase, translated to MRTSQYLLSTLKETPADAEVISHQLMLRAGMIRKLASGLYTWLPTGVRVLKKVENIVREEMNNAGAIEVSMPVVQPADLWQESGRWEQYGPELLRFVDRGERPFVLGPTHEEVITDLIRNELSSYKQLPLNFFQIQTKFRDEVRPRFGVMRSREFLMKDAYSFHTSHESLQETYDKMYEAYSKIFSRMGLDFRAVQADTGSIGGSASHEFQVLAQSGEDDVIFSDSSDYAANIEFAEALAPKEPRGAATQEMTLVDTPNAKTIAELVEQFALPIEKTVKTLLVKSTEGSAYPLVALLVRGDHELNEVKAEKLPQVASPLTFATEAEIRAVVNAGPGSLGPVNMPVPVVIDRTVAAMSDFAAGANIDGKHYFGINWDRDVATPEVADIRNVVAGDPSPDGQGTLMIKRGIEVGHIFQLGDKYSRALNAAVQGEDGRNQILTMGCYGIGVTRVVAAAIEQNYDERGIVWPDNIAPFQVAILPMNMHKSYRVQELAEKLYAELRAQGIEVLMDDRKERPGVMFADMELIGIPHTIVIGDRNLDSDEIEYKYRRSGEKQMIKTGDILDYLVKAIKG
- the nlpE gene encoding envelope stress response activation lipoprotein NlpE (NlpE, an outer membrane lipoprotein, interacts directly with CpxA, the sensor histidine kinase of the Cpx system for response to envelope stress.) gives rise to the protein MKKALWSALAVSTLFALFGCNNRSETQVLQPTQNEELKPMQQSWRGVLPCADCEGIETSLFLQKDGTWVMNQRYQGAKEPSSFATYGTWARTAEKLVLTDTSGEKTYFRAKGEGMEMLDREGNPIESQFNYTLAPVKAALPATPMPMRGMYFYMADAAIFTDCATGKKVSVANNAQLERDYAVARGNDSKPVLLTVDGHFTLEPNPDSGELVKTLVADKDAKFAAGKDCNSK
- the tsaA gene encoding tRNA (N6-threonylcarbamoyladenosine(37)-N6)-methyltransferase TrmO; amino-acid sequence: MSAFHFEQIGVIRSPYKEKFAVPRQPGLVTSGSGELHLIAPYNQADAVRGLEAFSHLWVVFVFHQTMDGGWRPTVRPPRLGGNARMGVFATRSTFRPNPIGMSLVELKGIRCQKDQVILELGSLDLVDGTPVIDIKPYLPFAEALPDARASYAQQAPQADMPVDFTPELLTQIGQLEKRYPRLRDFIVDVLAQDPRPAYRKEEEAGKTYAVWLLDFNVRWRVTETGFEVFALEPR